From the genome of Pirellulales bacterium, one region includes:
- a CDS encoding DEAD/DEAH box helicase: MTESELQSSPSPAAESQGLEANRACLDAGPSSNVAFQDLSLSPVMLEALAKAEYLRPTPVQAGLIPRALLGIDVLAQARTGTGKTAAFVIPILERLGQQQHKRSMVQALVMVPTRELAVQVREEAVKLSHGRKVHIVALYGGKPIRGQIEKLQRGADIVIGTPGRVLDHMGRGTLPLGDLKIAVLDEADRMLDIGFRPDIERILRNCPASRQTLLLSATVPPPVERLSKRYMRDPESLNFSSHDIAVETIEQFYFTVDPERKFDLLERLVAREDPKQAIIFCRTKRGTDKVYMRLAKKLTGAACIHGDLQQNARDRVMAQFREGKVRYLVATDVVGRGIDVSGISHIINYDIPQFCDDYVHRVGRTGRMGREGVAYTFVTPEEGNELTRIEMRIDRLLTRDELPGFEATSRAKPVGDGSAAPNSREDFGDLGDPLDVQPEEPPKPRPVPPLLGRSRAPRRTRRAL; the protein is encoded by the coding sequence GTGACTGAATCGGAACTGCAATCGTCGCCGAGTCCCGCGGCGGAATCTCAGGGACTGGAAGCTAACCGCGCGTGTTTGGATGCCGGGCCGTCGTCAAACGTCGCCTTTCAAGATTTATCGCTCTCGCCGGTGATGCTCGAAGCCTTGGCCAAGGCCGAGTATCTGCGGCCGACGCCGGTTCAAGCCGGCCTGATCCCTCGGGCCCTGCTGGGGATCGACGTGCTGGCGCAAGCCCGCACCGGCACGGGCAAAACCGCGGCGTTCGTGATCCCCATTCTCGAACGCCTCGGCCAGCAGCAGCACAAGCGGAGCATGGTGCAGGCGCTTGTCATGGTGCCGACGCGCGAATTGGCCGTGCAAGTTCGCGAGGAAGCGGTCAAGCTATCGCATGGCCGCAAGGTGCATATCGTCGCGCTCTATGGCGGCAAACCGATCCGCGGCCAAATCGAAAAATTGCAGCGCGGGGCCGACATTGTGATCGGCACGCCCGGCCGAGTGCTCGATCACATGGGCCGCGGCACGTTGCCGCTTGGCGACTTGAAGATCGCCGTATTGGACGAAGCCGATCGCATGCTCGACATCGGCTTTCGGCCCGACATCGAGCGAATTCTGCGCAATTGCCCCGCATCGCGGCAAACGCTGTTGTTGAGCGCCACCGTTCCGCCGCCGGTCGAGCGGCTCTCGAAACGCTACATGCGCGATCCCGAGTCGCTCAATTTCTCGTCGCACGATATTGCGGTCGAGACGATCGAGCAGTTTTATTTCACGGTCGATCCGGAGCGGAAATTCGATTTGCTCGAGCGGCTCGTTGCCCGGGAGGATCCGAAGCAGGCGATCATCTTCTGCCGCACGAAGCGCGGCACCGACAAGGTGTACATGCGGTTGGCGAAAAAGCTGACCGGCGCCGCCTGCATCCACGGCGATCTGCAACAAAATGCCCGCGACCGCGTGATGGCGCAATTCCGCGAAGGAAAGGTCCGCTATCTGGTGGCGACCGACGTGGTTGGCCGCGGCATCGATGTCAGCGGCATTTCACACATCATCAACTACGACATTCCGCAGTTCTGCGATGATTATGTGCATCGCGTGGGCCGCACCGGCCGCATGGGCCGCGAGGGCGTGGCCTACACGTTCGTCACGCCCGAAGAAGGCAATGAGCTGACGCGAATCGAAATGCGCATCGATCGGCTGCTGACGCGCGACGAGCTGCCGGGCTTCGAGGCCACGAGCCGCGCGAAACCGGTCGGCGACGGCAGTGCGGCGCCGAATTCCCGCGAGGATTTCGGCGACCTTGGCGATCCGCTCGACGTTCAACCCGAAGAACCGCCGAAACCGCGCCCCGTCCCGCCGCTGTTGGGCCGCAGCCGCGCCCCGCGCCGCACCCGCCGGGCCCTCTAG
- a CDS encoding glycosyltransferase family 87 protein, which yields MESPQPNQTVHRARPAIERWLRIAIAAWIALAIAGSVKSIVEPRLHTVYTTFSGASRDSWSGHSLYLEREFFYSPAFAVAMTPLALLPDWLGGVVWTWLSCGLLFFALRVFYRTVLPASTWPPRAEGQFQLLALLGTVRSIWSGQSNAILVAMVLCAAVEFVRGRWWRAAIWLAAPIHIKVWPAVVGGLFTVQAPQRLARRLAACTVGLGLLPFLVQPPAAAASQYVGWYRCLVNRQAGGGRYTGYRDAWTIWEQFHAVDARAYMLWQVGAGLAVLGWCLWQRHRGLQRRQIAIYTICAWSIWQLLLGPGTERLTYNLIAPGLAWGVLTCFYTCGPRRLLRRMWITAAYLTTYLLGVGGVERFLMQWCPAATALEPIGVLIFGLWLVRHASSEEPWPLAEIPRPFAEATPARSHGQAA from the coding sequence ATGGAATCCCCTCAGCCGAACCAAACCGTGCATCGAGCTCGTCCGGCCATTGAACGATGGCTGCGGATCGCGATTGCCGCTTGGATCGCGCTAGCAATTGCTGGGAGCGTGAAGAGCATCGTCGAACCGCGGCTTCACACGGTTTACACCACGTTCTCCGGTGCGTCGCGTGATTCGTGGTCGGGCCACAGCTTGTATCTCGAACGCGAGTTTTTCTACAGCCCGGCATTTGCGGTCGCAATGACGCCCCTGGCGTTGCTGCCCGATTGGCTTGGCGGCGTCGTTTGGACCTGGTTGAGCTGCGGTCTGCTGTTCTTTGCTTTGCGCGTTTTTTATCGCACCGTGTTGCCGGCGTCGACGTGGCCGCCGCGCGCGGAGGGACAATTTCAACTGCTGGCATTGCTCGGCACGGTGCGGAGCATCTGGTCGGGCCAGAGCAATGCGATTTTGGTTGCGATGGTGTTGTGCGCCGCGGTGGAATTTGTTCGCGGCCGATGGTGGCGTGCGGCGATTTGGCTGGCGGCCCCGATTCACATCAAAGTCTGGCCAGCCGTCGTTGGCGGGTTGTTCACCGTGCAGGCGCCTCAGCGGTTGGCAAGACGGTTGGCGGCGTGCACGGTCGGTTTGGGATTACTACCGTTTCTCGTGCAACCGCCGGCGGCCGCGGCCAGTCAGTATGTCGGCTGGTATCGCTGCCTCGTGAATCGGCAGGCGGGCGGTGGGCGATACACGGGCTACCGCGATGCTTGGACCATTTGGGAGCAATTCCACGCCGTCGACGCCCGGGCTTACATGCTCTGGCAAGTTGGAGCCGGTCTGGCAGTGTTGGGATGGTGTCTTTGGCAGCGCCACCGCGGCTTGCAGCGGCGGCAAATCGCAATCTACACGATCTGCGCTTGGAGCATTTGGCAGTTGCTATTGGGTCCGGGCACGGAACGCCTGACCTACAATCTGATCGCGCCGGGGCTGGCGTGGGGCGTGTTGACTTGCTTCTACACTTGCGGGCCTCGGCGGCTGCTGCGGCGCATGTGGATCACGGCCGCGTATCTCACGACCTATCTCCTCGGCGTCGGTGGGGTCGAACGGTTCTTGATGCAATGGTGCCCCGCCGCCACGGCGCTGGAGCCGATCGGAGTGTTGATTTTTGGGCTGTGGCTGGTGCGACATGCGAGTTCGGAAGAACCCTGGCCGCTAGCCGAAATTCCGCGCCCCTTCGCAGAAGCCACGCCTGCGAGGAGCCACGGCCAAGCCGCGTAG
- a CDS encoding glycosyltransferase family 39 protein, with the protein MSSVDSMPNECLWGERPVGRRFAPWRDWEFWALAAASLLLYGTRLTAIPIRGEETRRAEVACEMIQTGDWIVPRQQGEPLLSRPPLGSYPIALAAMLFGDCSLLAVRLPSVIATCLTVLLIYGYGRLFLSRLGAFAAGLAYATMGQVLVLGRMAETEATFTLLLSGALLVWHCGYCRSWPRPWPWFAGYGLAALAALAKGPQAPVYFAAPVGLFLASRRDWRTLLGRWHLAGLALFIAMVGLWQVPFLAHMGWPAAKTMWLGDVAMRFADTRWQTIALHLLEYPLEIAVCTLPWSPLLLAYLPKQSRRSLAATPHVRSHIAFLSIAIGLAFATCWVVPGAKGRYFMPLYPCIALLVGLAVEQIAQPAAAPWQRRGWKWFLLGKAALAFGAAVAVVAIQFIGQFRQLGLLQPNWFVAVYATGTLIVGTLLILTCRSIRASRIRVAILSVTAFIGISYVGVILNVTAATAEDPTPDVAQLKRKLPTGARLVSFGLVETLFTFLYRQPIEEHPWPKSASELGPACDYFCFTWDRPLPPSLPFGWQIEGVIPCDRVRHDPPLKKVIVGRRIHSLANETGMIH; encoded by the coding sequence ATGTCATCGGTTGATTCGATGCCCAACGAATGTCTGTGGGGAGAACGCCCGGTTGGCCGGCGTTTTGCGCCCTGGCGTGATTGGGAGTTTTGGGCTTTGGCTGCGGCATCGCTGTTGCTTTACGGCACGCGTTTGACCGCCATTCCGATCCGTGGAGAGGAGACTCGCCGGGCCGAAGTGGCTTGCGAAATGATTCAGACCGGCGATTGGATCGTGCCTCGGCAGCAAGGCGAGCCGTTGTTGAGTCGCCCGCCGTTGGGAAGTTATCCAATCGCCTTGGCGGCGATGTTGTTCGGCGATTGTTCGTTGCTGGCCGTGCGCTTGCCCTCGGTGATTGCAACGTGCCTGACCGTGCTGTTGATCTATGGCTATGGGCGATTATTTTTGTCGCGGCTTGGGGCATTTGCGGCGGGTTTGGCCTACGCCACGATGGGACAAGTTCTCGTGTTGGGCCGCATGGCCGAAACGGAAGCGACCTTCACGCTCCTGCTGAGCGGCGCTCTCTTGGTTTGGCATTGCGGTTATTGCCGATCTTGGCCGCGACCGTGGCCATGGTTTGCCGGCTACGGCCTTGCGGCGCTGGCCGCGCTGGCCAAAGGACCGCAAGCGCCCGTCTATTTTGCGGCGCCGGTCGGCTTGTTTCTGGCGTCGCGGCGCGACTGGCGAACGCTGCTCGGGCGCTGGCATCTGGCTGGGCTGGCGCTTTTCATCGCGATGGTCGGGCTGTGGCAGGTACCGTTTCTGGCCCACATGGGTTGGCCGGCTGCGAAAACCATGTGGCTCGGCGACGTGGCGATGCGGTTTGCAGACACACGCTGGCAGACGATCGCTTTGCATTTGCTCGAGTATCCATTGGAGATCGCGGTTTGCACGTTGCCCTGGTCGCCGCTGTTGCTGGCTTATCTGCCGAAACAATCGCGCCGCTCCCTGGCGGCAACTCCCCATGTGCGATCGCACATCGCGTTTCTTTCGATCGCGATTGGATTGGCGTTTGCCACCTGCTGGGTGGTGCCCGGGGCGAAGGGCCGCTACTTCATGCCGCTCTATCCGTGCATCGCTTTGTTGGTCGGATTAGCCGTCGAACAGATCGCACAGCCGGCCGCAGCGCCATGGCAGCGACGCGGATGGAAATGGTTTCTGCTTGGCAAGGCCGCATTGGCGTTCGGCGCCGCTGTCGCGGTTGTTGCCATTCAATTCATCGGGCAATTTCGTCAGCTCGGCTTGCTACAACCGAACTGGTTCGTCGCCGTGTATGCGACCGGAACGCTTATCGTGGGAACCTTGCTGATCCTCACCTGCCGCAGCATTAGAGCGAGTCGGATTCGCGTCGCAATCTTGAGCGTGACAGCGTTCATCGGCATTTCGTATGTCGGCGTGATTTTGAACGTGACCGCGGCAACAGCCGAAGACCCGACGCCGGATGTGGCTCAATTGAAACGCAAGCTGCCCACCGGTGCCCGGCTGGTGAGCTTCGGGCTTGTGGAAACGCTGTTCACATTTCTCTATCGCCAGCCGATCGAAGAGCATCCCTGGCCGAAATCGGCAAGCGAACTCGGCCCGGCCTGCGACTATTTTTGCTTTACGTGGGATCGACCGTTGCCGCCTTCGCTGCCATTCGGCTGGCAAATCGAGGGAGTGATTCCCTGCGATCGGGTGCGGCACGATCCGCCGTTGAAGAAGGTAATCGTCGGCCGGCGGATCCATTCGCTGGCGAACGAGACAGGAATGATTCACTGA